ATCGCGCTCGCGGGCGTGCTGTTCGTCATCGGCGCGCTCGCCGCCGGTGCCGGGCTGATGTTCTATGGGCAGAAGAATATGCGCAACGCCAAAATTGCAGGCGGCGTCGGGGCGGCGCTGATCCTCGCCGCTGCGATCCTGTTCGCGACGCGCCCCGACGCATATGCCGAAGTCGCCGGGGAAGCGAAGAAATCCTCCGCCGCCGACGCGCCTCAACTCGCCGAGGGCAGCCTGCTTTGCACGATCCGTCCCGACCGGAGCCGCATCACCGTGTCATCCACGACCGACGTGCCGATCCGCATCGGCGTCGGCGGCTGCGTCAACGGCCGCACCCAATATACAAGGGGGGCCGACGACCGCTGGCAACGCATCCTGGTGCCGAACGAGGAAGCAACGGTCACCGTCGCGTCGATCGACGCCGCGGGACGCGAATATCGCGTCGAACGCTATCTGCTCGATGCCGCCACCATGGCGCGTGCGCGCGACATCCGCGCTGCCAGCCCGATCAAGGGCTGCACCGCCGATCCCGAGGCGCTGGCGAACCTCGCCGCCCAGCAGGATGCGATCCGCGGCGCGCTGCCCCCCGTGCCCAACGAACGCCTCGTCTATCGCTGCCAGCGCGCATCGGGTGCGGCGGTGGAGGGTGCGTTGGCGGGTGAATGACGTCCTGTCGCCCGCGACGCCTTGAAAGACGCAGCCGCCACTACCCGCCGCATGCCCTGAACAGCATCAGCGTGCGTTCGCGCGCCAGATCCGCGCTCGGTTCGTGATAATCCTTGCGCCGGTCGCTGTTGAACCCGTGCCCCGCCTCATAGACAAAGATTTGCGCGGTCGGGTGGTTCTTCGCGATCAGCGCCTCGACGCCTTCCATCGGGATGCCGCCGTCGAAACGGCCGAAATGGGCGATGGTCGCGCAGCGCGGCGGCTCGTCGCTGAACATCGTCGGCACGAGGCTGCCATAATAGGCGGATGCCGCCGCAAGGTCGGGGCTGATCTGCGCCATCCGCCACGCGACCGACCCGCCATAGCAATAGCCGGTGATGAACACCGGCCCTTTGCCTTTCAATGCGTCGATGCACGTCTGGGCATCCTTCAAACTCTGCTCGAATGGGTGCAGCTCGCGCGCCAGCTGCACCGCGCGCTCGAACTGCGGGCCCGAATAATCGCTTTCGAACCCCGGATGTTCGCGGTCGAAGAGCGCGGGGGCGAGCGCCTCGTAACCGTCGGCGGCATATTCGTCGCAAAGCTCGCGGATATGGTCGGTGACGCCGAAGATTTCCTGCACCAGCACCAGCCCGCCGCGGCGCTCTCCCACGGGCTGCGCGTGATAGACAGCGACGGCGGCGCCATCGTCCATCGTCATCCGGATCATCTCACCCATGGATTTCCCTCTCATCGGTTCGTCCCCGGACTCGATCCGGGGTTGTCGAAGCAGCGGTCTTCTTTCTTTCAATCCTTGAAGGAAGGGCGGCCCTTCGACAAGCCTGGAGCCTGCCCCGGCGAAGGCGGGGGGCAAACCGGCGCGGGATCGCGAAACGCGTCCCCAACCCCCGCCTTGCATTGCGCCAAAATCGTTGCTACGCGCGCCCCGACTTTGCAGCGGGGGCATTTTCGGATGCCGGTCGAATCCGCGCAACCATCCCCCTCGGGATCGAAGAAAAGGACTTTCGCGCGTGGATAATTCCGGCGGCATTCAGGGCAACATCACGGCGGGCCTCGCGGGCCGCTATGCCAGCGCGCTGTTCGATCTGGCGCGCGAATCGAATGCAATCGACGCGGTCCAGCAGAGCCTCGCGACGCTCAGGGCCGGCCTGGCCGAATCGGCCGACCTGTCGGCGCTGATCGCCAGCCCCGTCGTCGGCCGCAGCGACGCCGCGAACGCCATCGCCGCGGTGGCGACGGCGCTGAAGCTCGATTCGCTGACCACAAAGTTCCTCGGCGTGCTCGCCGAAAACCGCCGCCTCGCCGATCTGCCGAAGATGATCGACGCCTTCGATGCGATCGTCGCCGATCACCGCGGCGAAGTGACCGCGAAGGTCATCAGCGCGCATCCGCTCACCGCCGATCAGCTCGCCGCGCTGACCGCCAACCTCAAATCCCGTGTCGGGCGCGACGTCACCGTCGCGGCCACCGTCGACCCCGCCATCCTCGGCGGCCTCGTCGTCCAGCTGGGCAGCCAGCTGATCGACGGCAGCATCCGTACCCGTCTCAATAGCTTCGCGCAGGCGATGAAGGGCTGAAAGCCCGTACGCCCTATGTGTTCGATGAAAGGCTGAATAATGGAAATCCGCGCCGCTGAAATCAGCAAGGTCATCAAGGACCAGATCGCCAATTTCGGAACCGACGCCACGGTCACCGAGATCGGTTCGGTGCTCTCGGTCGGCGACGGCATCGCCCGCGTCCACGGCCTCGACAATGTCCAGGCCGGTGAAATGGTCGAATTCGCCAATGGCGTGAAGGGCATGGCGCTCAACCTCGAAGCCGACAATGTCGGCATCGTGATCTTCGGCAGCGACGCCGCGATCAAGGAAGGCGACCAGGTCAAGCGCACCGGCACGATCGTCGACGTCCCGGTCGGCAAGGGGCTGCTCGGCCGCGTCGTCGATGGCCTCGGCAATCCGATCGACGGCAAGGGCCCGATCAAGGCCGACAAGCGGATGCGCGTCGAGGTGAAGGCGCCGGGCATCATCCCGCGCACCTCGGTCCACGAACCCGTGCAGACCGGCCTCAAGGCACTGGACGCGCTCGTCCCCGTCGGCCGCGGCCAGCGCGAGCTGATCATCGGCGACCGCCAGACCGGCAAGACCGCCGTGGCGATCGACACCTTCATCAACCAGAAGGCCGCCAACGCGGGCGATGACGAGTCGAAGAAGCTCTATTGCATCTATGTCGCCGTCGGCCAGAAGCGTTCGACCGTCGCGCAGATCGTCCGCCAGCTCGAAGAAAATGGCGCGATGGAATATTCGATCGTCGTCGCCGCGACCGCGTCGGAACCCGCGCCGCTCCAGTTCCTCGCGCCCTACACCGGCTGCACGATGGGCGAGTTCTTCCGCGACAACGGTATGCACGCCGTGATCGTCTATGACGATCTGTCGAAGCAGGCCGTCGCCTATCGCCAGATGTCGCTGCTGCTGCGCCGCCCGCCGGGCCGCGAAGCCTATCCGGGCGACGTTTTCTATCTGCACAGCCGCCTGCTCGAGCGCGCGGCCAAGATGAACAGCGACAATGGTTCGGGCTCGCTCACCGCGCTGCCGATCATCGAAACGCAGGCGGGCGACGTGTCGGCGTACATCCCGACCAACGTGATTTCGATCACCGACGGCCAGATCTTCCTCGAAACCAACCTGTTCAACGCCGGTATCCGCCCGGCGATCAACGTCGGCCTGTCGGTGAGCCGCGTCGGCTCGGCCGCGCAGACCAAGGCGATGAAGAAGGTGTCGGGCTCGATCAAGCTCGAACTCGCGCAATATCGCGAAATGGAAGCCTTTGCGCAGTTCGGCTCGGACCTCGACGCCTCGACGCAGAAACTGCTGGGCCGCGGCGCGCGCCTGACCCAGCTTTTGAAGCAGCCGCAGTTCCAGCCGATGCCGTTCGAGGAACAGACCGCGTCGATCTTCGCGGGCACCAACGGCTATCTCGACACTGTCGCGACCACCGACGTGTCGCGCTACGAAGCGGCGATGCTCGCCTATCTGCGCAGCGACCACCCGCAAGTGCTGGCGGCGATCCGCGACAGCAAGGATCTGGGCGACGACACGAAGAAGGCGCTGGTCGCCGCGCTCGACGCCTTCGCCAAGATTTTCGCATAATCGTCACCCCGGCGAAAGCCGGGGTCTCGACGGTGAGATCCCGGCCTTCGCCGGGATGACAGATTAAAGGGTAAAGACGGGACTTATGGCCAGTCTGAAGGAACTCAAAGGGCGGATCGTCTCGGTCAAATCGACCCAGAAGATCACCAAGGCCAAGAAGATGGTCGCCGCCGCCAAGCTGCGCAAGGCGCAGGCGGCGGCCGAGGCCGCGCGTCCTTACGCCGAGCGGCTCGAGGGCGTCGTCGCGAGCCTGGCGTCGAAGGTCGGTGCGTCGGATTCGGCGCCGAAGCTGCTGTCGGGCACCGGCAAGAGCGACACCCACCTGCTCGTCGTGCTCAACAGCGACCGCGGCCTTGCCGGCGCGTTCAACTCGAACATCGTCAAGGCGGCGCGCGACAAGGCGCTCGAACTGCAATCGCAGGGCAAGAAGGTTCTCTTCTACCTCGTCGGCCGCAAGGGCCGCCCGGTGATCGCGCGTCTCTTTCCCGGCCAGATCATCGAGCAATATGACACGACCGGCATCCGCGACATCGGCTTCGACCAGGCGAGCGAAATCTCGGCCAGGGTGATGGAGCTTTACGAAGCCGGCGCCTTCGATGTCGCGCATCTCTTTTATTCCAAGTTCCGCTCGGCGCTGCTTCAGATCGCGACGGGGCAGCAGATGATCCCGGTTCCGCCGCCCGCCGAAGCGCCTGCATCGAGCGGCGCCGCCGTCGAATATGAGCCGGGAGAGGAAGAAATCCTCGCCGACCTGTTGCCGCGCAACGTCACCATCCAGATTTTCAAGGGCCTGCTCGAAAACGCCGCGTCCGAACAGGGTGCGTCGATGACCGCGATGGACAATGCGACGCGCAACGCGGGCGAGCTGATCAACAAGCTGACCATCATCTACAACCGCACGCGCCAGGCGGCGATCACCACCGAACTCATCGAAATCATTGCTGGCGCGGAAGCGCTCTAAGCTATCCAAGCAAGGGAAAAGACCATGGCAACCGCACCCGCCACCGAAAAGAAGGCTCCCGCCAAAAAGGCCGCCGCGCCCAAGGCTGCTGCGCCGAAGAAGGCCGCCGCTCCCAAGGCCGCTGCCCCCGTCGGCGCCGCGACCGGCCGCATCGCGCAGGTCATCGGCGCCGTCGTCGACGTCCAGTTCACCGGCGAACTGCCCGCGATCCTGAACGCGCTCGAAACCGACAACAATGGCAACCGCCTCGTCCTCGAAGTCGCGCAGCACCTCGGCGAGAACACCGTCCGCACCATCGCGATGGACGCGACCGACGGCCTGACCCGCGGCCAGCCGGTGCGCGACACCGGCGCGCAGATTTCGGTCCCCGTCGGGCCGCAGACATTGGGCCGCATCCTCAACGTCATCGGCGAGCCGATCGACGAACGCGGTCCGGTGAACAGCGACATGACCGCGCCGATCCACGCCAAGGCTCCTGAGTTTGTCGACCAGTCGACCGAAGCGTCGATCCTCGTCACCGGCATCAAGGTCATCGACCTGATCGCGCCCTATGCCAAGGGTGGCAAGATCGGCCTGTTCGGCGGCGCGGGCGTCGGCAAGACCGTGCTCATCCAGGAACTGATCAACAACATCGCCAAGGGTCACGGCGGCGTCAGCGTGTTCGCGGGCGTCGGTGAACGCACCCGCGAAGGCAACGACCTTTATCACGAGTTTCTCGATGCCGGCGTCATCGCCAAGGACGCCGACGGCAACCCGACCCCCGACGGGTCGAAGGTCGCGCTGGTGTTCGGCCAGATGAACGAACCGCCGGGCGCGCGTGCCCGCGTCGCGCTCTCGGGCCTCACCATGGCCGAATATTTCCGCGACCAGGAAGGGCAGGACGTGCTCTTCTTCGTCGACAACATTTTCCGCTTCACCCAGGCGGGTTCGGAAGTGTCGGCGCTGCTCGGCCGTATTCCCTCGGCGGTGGGTTATCAGCCGACGCTGTCGACCGACATGGGCGCGCTGCAGGAACGCATCACCTCGACCACCAAGGGCTCGATCACCTCGGTGCAGGCGATTTACGTCCCCGCGGACGACCTGACCGACCCGGCGCCTGCAACCTCCTTCGCTCACCTGGACGCGACGACGACGCTCAGCCGCGCGATTTCGGAACTCGGCATCTATCCCGCGGTCGATCCGCTCGATTCGACCAGCCGCGTGCTCACCCCGGCGATCGTCGGTCAGGAACATTATGAAACCGCGCGCCGCGTTCAGGAAACGCTGCAGAAATACAAGTCGCTGCAGGACATCATCGCGATCCTCGGCATGGACGAGCTGTCGGAAGAGGACAAGCTGGTCGTCGCCCGCGCGCGCAAGATCCAGCGCTTCCTCAGCCAGCCCTTCCACGTCGCCGAAGTCTTCACCGGCATTCCCGGCAAGTTCGTGCCGATCGAGGAAACGGTGAAGTCGTTCAAGGCGGTCGTCGACGGCGAATATGACCATCTGCCCGAAGCGGCCTTCTACATGGTCGGCGGCATCGACGAAGCGGTCGCCAAGGCCGCGAAGCTCGCCGAAGAGGCGTAATAATGGCTCTCTCCCCTTCAGGGGAGAGGGCTTTAGGATGAAGAAAATGGCCCTGAAGTTCGAACTCGTCACCCCCGCCCGCCTCGAGCGGTCCGCCGACGTCCATATGGTCACCGTGCCGGGGACCGAGGGCGATTTCTCGGTGCTCGAAGGTCACGCGCCCTTCATGGCGACGCTGCGCAACGGCCCGCTGACCATCTATGCGGCGGCGGGCGCCGCGCCCGAAGTGATCGAAGTCGAAGGCGGCTTTGCCGAAGTGAACGAGGCGGGCCTCACCGTCCTCGCCGAGCATATCGCCGGCTGATCCCTTTCGCCCGTCCACGGCGATAGAAAGCCCGCATCCCCGCCGGATGCGGGCTTTTTCGTTGGCGAACAGCCATTCAGCCCCCGTGCGAATAGCGGCTGCTCCCCACCCCAAAGCGGACATCGGCACGGCGCAAAACCCGCCCGTCGCATTCGCCCGCGCGCATTAGGACAATGTCAAAGTTTCCGATTTATTCACCCTGTCGGATGGGGGTGCGTCAGCCGGTTGCGGCGATGCTCCCGCTGGAATTGAAAGAACAGGACAAAGCGAATGAGTGCATTCGGACGCCGACCCGGAACCGCTGGCCGCCCCGCCTTTGGCGTGGCAAAGCCGATGCAGGGTGGGCCGGGTGTGCCCGGCGGCGCGCAGTTCCCCGCGATCGAAACGCCGCCGGCGATCGACATTCCGCAAATGCCGTCGAACCTGTCACCCGAAGGCGAGGCGATGGAACGGCTGAACCAGCGTTCGACCGCCGAGGCGGTGGAGCCCGAAAAGGCGCAAGGGTTCGAGGCGAGCGTCCACAAGATCAAGGAACAGGTGCTGCCGCGCCTGCTGGAGCGCGTCGACCCCGAAGCCGCAGCGACGCTCAGCAAGGACGAGCTGACCGAAGAGTTCCGTCCGATCATCCTCGAAGTGCTCGCCGAACTGCGCATCACGCTCAATCGCCGCGAACAATTCGCGCTCGAAAAGGTGCTCGTCGACGAGCTGCTCGGCTTCGGCCCGCTCGAGGAGTTGCTCGCCGATCCCGACATCAGCGACATCATGGTCAACGGCCCCTATCAAACCTATGTCGAGCGCAAGGGCCAGCTCGTCCTAGCGCCGATCCAGTTCCGCGACGAACAGCATCTGTTCCAGATCGCGCAGCGCATCTGCAACCTCGTCGGCCGCCGCGTCGACCAGACGACGCCGCTCGCCGACGCGCGCCTCAAGGACGGCAGCCGCGTCAACGTGATCGTGCCGCCGCTCTCGCTTCGCGGCACCGCCATCTCGATCCGCAAATTCTCGGCCAAGCCGATCACGCTCGACATGCTCTGCCAATGGGGCGCGATGAGCCAGAAAATGTGTACCGCGCTGAAAATCGCGGGCGCCAGCCGCTTCAACATCGTCATTTCGGGCGGCACGGGTTCGGGCAAGACCACCATGCTCAACGCGCTCTCCAAGATGATCGACCCCGGCGAGCGCGTGCTGACGATCGAGGACGCCGCCGAACTTCGCCTGCAACAGCCGCACTGGCTGCCGCTCGAAACGCGCCCCGCGAACCTCGAGGGCAATGGCGCGATCCATATGGGCGACCTCGTCAAAAACGCGCTGCGTATGCGCCCCGACCGCATCATCATGGGCGAGGTTCGCGGCGCCGAATGTTTCGATCTGCTCGCCGCGATGAACACCGGTCACGACGGGTCGATGTGTACGCTGCACAGCAACAGCCCGCGCGAATGCCTCGGCCGCATGGAGAACATGGTTCTCATGGGCGACATCAAGATTCCGAAGGAAGCCATCTCGAAACAGATCGCCGATTCGGTCGACCTGATCGTCCAGATCAAGCGCCTGCGCGACGGTTCGCGCCGCGTCACCAACATCACCGAGGTGATCGGCATGGAAGGCGACGTCATCGTCACGCAGGAATTGTTCAAGTTCGAATATCTGGACGAGGACAAGGACGGCAAGATCGTCGGCGAATATCGCTCGATGGGCCTCAGGCCCTATACGCTCGAAAAAGCGCGGCAATACGGGTTCGATCAGCCCTATCTGGAGGCGTGTCTTTGAGCTCGACGTCATTGCGAGCCGAGCGAAGCAATCTCCAGCTATCGGTCGTTCAGTGCCGATAGCTGGAGATTGCTTCGTCGCTACGCTCCTCGCAATGACGCAGAGTGAACGGCGCTTAGGGTCCTGACCCTACGGCTTCAACGCCAGCGCCGCCGCGAACAGGGCAACCCCCGCCGACGCCAGCGCAATCCCGCGCCACGGCATGAAACCCACCTTGTCGACATCGCGCCGGTTGTTGCGGCGCCAGTTCGCGACCTCGGCGACGCCGAACAGCGCCGCTGCGCCAATCGCCACCGACAGCATCGACACTTGCATTGCCGCGCGCACCTTCGCAAACAGGGAGAAGTCCCCCAAAAGAGAGGTTGCCCATATGCGTTCGCTGATCCTCGTTGCAAGTAATGCTATCGCCCTCGCCGTCGCCGCGCCCGTCCTCGCCGACCATCATGGCGGCGGCCACGCCGCGCACCACGGCCATGACGCCATCGCCGCCGCGGTCGCCGCACCGACGCGCACCCCCGCGAATATCGAGCGCGACAAATATCGCAACCCAGCAGAAACGCTCGCCTTTTTCGGCGTGAAGCCCGGCGACACCGTGGTCGAGCTGTGGCCGGGCGGCGGCTGGTACACCGAAATCCTCGCGCCGCTGACGAAAGCGGGCGGCGGCACGCTCTATGTCGCGGCGCCGTGGGAACGCGGGCTTGCTCGCATCAGGGAAAAGCAGGCGGCCGACACGGCGACCTATGGCGCGCTCAGGCTTGCGGAGTTTCCGGCGACCGGCGCGGGACCGAAAGTGCCTGACGGCAGCGCCGATGTCGTGCTCACCTTCCGCAACGTTCACAACTGGCGCTTCGGCGGCGCCGACAATACCGCCAACGCCTTCAAACAGATTTTCGCGATGCTGAAGCCCGGCGGCACGCTCGGTGTCGTCGAACACCGGCTGAACGAGGACGACGACGCCGCGAAGGAGGAAAAATCGGGCTATATGAAGGAAAGCTCGATCATCGCCTTTGCCGAGGCCGCGGGCTTCGAGCTGGCGGGCAAGAGCGAGATCAACGCCAATCCCAAAGACACCAAGGATTATGAAAAGGGCGTCTGGACGCTCCCGCCGGTGTTGCGCGAGGGGGAGACCGACCGCGCGAAATATGTCGCGATCGGCGAATCGGACCGCATGACGCTGAAGTTCGTGAAGCCCGCACGCTGAAGCCGATCGCCTCCATCGATCCGGCGCTGCTGCTCAGCGCCTATGCGCAGGGGATTTTCCCGATGGCCGACGGGGCGGACGACCCGTCGGTCCATTGGGTCGAGCCGCGGCTGCGCGCGATCCTGCCGCTCGACGGTTTTCACCTCTCGCGCAGCCTGCGGAAAGCGATTCTCGCCGAGCGGTTCCGCGTCACCACCGACACCGCCTTTGCCGATATGGTCGCGCTCTGCGCCGAGTCCGCCGACGACCGGCCGACGACGTGGATCAACCCCGTCATCAAGGCAAGCTACGACCGGCTCTTCCGCCTTGGTCACGCGCACAGCGTCGAATGCTGGCAGGGCGGCGAACTGGTCGGCGGGCTTTACGGGGTGACGCTCGGCCGCGCCTTTTTCGGCGAATCGATGGTCAGCCGCGCGCGCGATGCGTCGAAGGTCGCGCTCGCCCACCTCGTCGCGCGGCTGATCGCCGGCGGCTGGAAACTGCTCGACTGCCAGTTCCTCACCCCGCACCTCGCCAGCCTCGGCGCGATCGAGATCCGCCAGGCCGATTATCTGGCCCGGCTTTACTCGGTATTGGCCGGGGGCGACGGCGCCGGGGTGGCCGCCGGTTCCGGCGCCGGTGCCGGTGCGGCAGGGCTTTCGCCCCCCTCGCCGCCGTTCGTCGCGGGCGACTGGGGCGCGCTCGATGCCCTGGGCGCCGCAGCCGCGGCCGACGGGCGCGCGACCGGCTCGCCGCCGGGATATGTCATTGTGCAGCTTTTGACGAACACGTCATAGATCGGATGCTCGATCACATTGCGGTCGGGCCGCTCGCGGAAAAGCCAGCCCGAAAAGACGCGGCGCCATTTGTCGTCGCGCTGATCCTGCACCGAAAGCTGGACGAAGGCGCCGGTTTCGGGGGGGTCTTCCCATGGCGCCGTTTGTTCGCACGCGCGCAGTCGCACGATCGCGCGTCCCTCGCGCACCGATTCGCCGGGCTTCATCTCCAGTTCGCGCACCAGCCCGTTACGCTTGTTGAGCAGCCCCAGCACCGCGACGCGCTCCGCCATCGGGGTTGCGCCCTCGATGCCGCCGATTTCGGCGGGAACGCGCTCCGACTTCATCGCCGTCGGGACGGTCTTGCTGCCGTTCGAGGGCGAGCGGTCGCATCCGGCCAGCGCCGCCCCGGCGGCAAGGACGATCCAGACGCGGCGCGGCATTAGTCGGCGCCGGGCCGCCAGGCCTCATAATCGCCGGTGGCGGCGGCGCGGCGCCCGCCGCGTTCGAGCGCGCCCGCAGGGCGATAGGCGCCCGCGCTGCCGGTCAGATTGGGCGTCGGTTCGCGTTCCCACGCGCGCGGCGCGGGCAAGACGTCGGCCGGAAGCTCGTCAAAGGTGCCGTGCAGCCAGCCGTGCCATTCGGGCGGCACGCGGCTCGCGTCGTTCGACCCCTTATAGATCACCCAGCGGCGATGGCCCTTCTTCGCGCGGTAGTAACGGTTGCCAAGCCTGTCCTCGCCGACCTTTTCGCCGCGCGCCCAGCTGTTCAGCAGCGTGCCGACGGTCGCGCCGTCCCACCAGGTGAAAATCTTGCCCAGGATGCTCATGGCTGCGGCGTTTACAGGCAAGGGTGCGGCCTTCGCAAGCGAATTGCTCGCCGAATTGCCGCCTATTGTGTCCACGTCACGCTGGCGCTCTCGTCGATCCCCAGCCGCGCCGCGGTGCCGCCCGCAAGTTCGAGCACCGCGCTCACCTCGCCGCCGCTCGCGACGGGTTCGAGCGAGCCGGGGATGGTGTTTTCGGCGATACGGTCGATGCTGCCGTCGGCGCGGATGAAGATCATGTCGAGCGGGATCAGCGTGTCCTGCATCCAGAAACTCGCGATCCGCGGTTTTTCGAACGGAAAGAGCATCCCGCCGTTCGCCGGCAGGCCGGTGCGGAACTTCAGCCCCTGTTTCTGCTCCGCATCGCTGCGCGCGACCTCGACATCGAACCGGTGCGCCTTGCCCGCCATGGTGATCGTCACCACGGTCGTCGCCGCATGCTCCGCCTCGCTCGCATCGTGGCTGCACGCCGCCATCGGCAACGCAAGCGACAGGGCGAGGGCGGTCAGAATGATACGCATAAAGGACTCCAGCCTATATTCGTCATCCCGCGAAGGCCGGGATGACGGCCCGATGCGGAGTATAGGAGCTAATCGAGCGCCGCCCCCGCGTCCAGCGCCGCCAGCGCGTCCGCGTCGCCCGGCGCCACGCCAAGGATATGCCGCGCCAGCGCCGGGCTGTGCCCCGCGCGCACGAAAGCGGCGACCTGCCGTTCGCGCAGCTTGGGGTCATCGAGCCCGCGTGCGGCAAAAGGCCCCAAACGCCGCCGCCGGGCAAAGCCGATCGCCGCCGCGACCGCCGCGCTCTCGGCCGCCTCGATCGCTTCGCCGCTGTCCGCCTCGGCGATTCCATCGACGTAAAGCTGCGCCCTTACCCGCCGCACTCCCAGCCCGCGCCGCGTCATCGCGCCGGCGCGCATCGCGGCATATTGGCGGTCGTCGAGATAATGCAAACGCTCCATCCGGTCGGCGACCGCCTCGCACGCCGCCATGGCGTCACTTTCGTCCATCCATTCGGATTCGCGCACTTTTCGGGCGAGATAGCGCAGCAGCTTGGCGCGGCTCGTCGCGAATCGCGCGACATAGGCAAGCGCCAGTTCGTCGAGCTTCGCTGCGCCGAGCGGTCTTTTCGATCGGTCGAAGGGAGCAGGATGCTTGGGCATGTGCCATGTTTGTGCCACAGTCGGGCCCGATTGAGAACGATCAACAGCGCCATATCGGGCACCAAAGCCCGGATATGGGCGATTTGTTCAAACAACACAGGGTCCGCGCACGCTTCATGGCACAAAAGGATGACATGCTTGTTGCCGCGCGCCCCGAATCGAGGGACGTCGCACCCCTTATGACCGAAAATCATGCCGCTTCGGCCGACACGCTCGTGCCGACGCCGACCCAATGCGCCCAGCCGCGCCGTTTTTCCGACTTCGCCACCGTCGGCGAGGCGCTCGATTATGCCGCGAGCGGCACGCGCGGGCTCAATTTCCACGATCCGCGCGGGCGTCTGATACGCGCCTATCCCTATAGCGAGCTGCGCGCCGACGCGCTCGCCGCCGCCTATCGCCTGATCGCCGCGGGCGTGAAGCCGCAGGATCGCATCGCGCTGATCGCCGAAACCGGCCCCGAATTCGCCGCGCTCTTCTTTGGCGCCATCTATGCCGGCGCCTGGCCGGTGCCGTTGCCGTTGCCGACCAGTTTCGGCGGGCGCGACTCCTATGTCGGCCAGCTCGTCGTCCAGCTCACGAGCTGCGACCCCAGAATGCTGTTTTTCCCGCCCGAAATCGCCGCGATGGCGGTCGAGGCGGCCGAGCAGCGCGGGGTCGAGCCGCTCGACTGGACCGCCTTTGCCGAACGCGCGGCCCCCGTCGCCGACTTGCCCGCGCAAAAGACCGACGAGACCTGCTATCTTCAGTATAGCAGCGGCTCGACGCGCTTCCCGCACGGCGTGGCGGTGACGCACGGCGCGCTGCTCAACAATCTGTCGGCGCATTCGCACGGCATGAAACTGCAGGACAGCGACCGCTGCGTGTCGTGGCTGCCCTGGTATCACGACATGGGGCTCGTCGGCTGCCTGCTCTCCCCCGTCGCCAATCAGGTGTCGGTCGACTATCTCAAAACCGAGGATTTCGCGCGCCGCCCGCTCGCCTGGCTCGACCTGATCAGCCGCAACCAGGGCACGACGCTCAGCTATTCGCCGACCTTCGGCTATGACATTTGCGCGCGCCGCATCTCCAGCCAGAGCCATGTCGCCGACCGGTTCGACCTGTCGCGATGGCGCGTCGCGGGCAATGGCGCCGACATGATCCGTCCCGACGTGATGCAGGCCTTTGTCGACGCCTTTGCCGATGCGGGGTTCAAGGCGAGCGCCTTCCTGCCGAGCTATGGCCTGGCCGAAGCGACGCTCGCGGTCAGCATCATGCCGCCGGGCGAGGGCATCGTCGTCGAACTGGTCGAGGAAACCGAACTGTCGGGCGCCGCGAACGACAGCGGCCGTCCGACCCGTTACCGCGCGATCGTCAACTGCGGCAAGGCGGTGAAGGACATGGTGATCGAGGTCCGCGACGAGGCGGGCAATCCGCTCCCCGACCAGACGGTCGGCAAGGTGTGGTGCACCGGCCCGTCGCTGATGACGGGCTATTACCGCGATCCCGAAGCGACCGCGGCCTGCCTGAAGGACGGCTGGCTCGACACGGGCGATATGGGTTATATATCAAACGGTTATATCTATATC
This DNA window, taken from Sphingopyxis alaskensis RB2256, encodes the following:
- the atpD gene encoding F0F1 ATP synthase subunit beta, with the translated sequence MATAPATEKKAPAKKAAAPKAAAPKKAAAPKAAAPVGAATGRIAQVIGAVVDVQFTGELPAILNALETDNNGNRLVLEVAQHLGENTVRTIAMDATDGLTRGQPVRDTGAQISVPVGPQTLGRILNVIGEPIDERGPVNSDMTAPIHAKAPEFVDQSTEASILVTGIKVIDLIAPYAKGGKIGLFGGAGVGKTVLIQELINNIAKGHGGVSVFAGVGERTREGNDLYHEFLDAGVIAKDADGNPTPDGSKVALVFGQMNEPPGARARVALSGLTMAEYFRDQEGQDVLFFVDNIFRFTQAGSEVSALLGRIPSAVGYQPTLSTDMGALQERITSTTKGSITSVQAIYVPADDLTDPAPATSFAHLDATTTLSRAISELGIYPAVDPLDSTSRVLTPAIVGQEHYETARRVQETLQKYKSLQDIIAILGMDELSEEDKLVVARARKIQRFLSQPFHVAEVFTGIPGKFVPIEETVKSFKAVVDGEYDHLPEAAFYMVGGIDEAVAKAAKLAEEA
- a CDS encoding ATP synthase F1 subunit epsilon is translated as MALKFELVTPARLERSADVHMVTVPGTEGDFSVLEGHAPFMATLRNGPLTIYAAAGAAPEVIEVEGGFAEVNEAGLTVLAEHIAG
- a CDS encoding dienelactone hydrolase family protein, with protein sequence MGEMIRMTMDDGAAVAVYHAQPVGERRGGLVLVQEIFGVTDHIRELCDEYAADGYEALAPALFDREHPGFESDYSGPQFERAVQLARELHPFEQSLKDAQTCIDALKGKGPVFITGYCYGGSVAWRMAQISPDLAAASAYYGSLVPTMFSDEPPRCATIAHFGRFDGGIPMEGVEALIAKNHPTAQIFVYEAGHGFNSDRRKDYHEPSADLARERTLMLFRACGG
- the atpA gene encoding F0F1 ATP synthase subunit alpha; the protein is MEIRAAEISKVIKDQIANFGTDATVTEIGSVLSVGDGIARVHGLDNVQAGEMVEFANGVKGMALNLEADNVGIVIFGSDAAIKEGDQVKRTGTIVDVPVGKGLLGRVVDGLGNPIDGKGPIKADKRMRVEVKAPGIIPRTSVHEPVQTGLKALDALVPVGRGQRELIIGDRQTGKTAVAIDTFINQKAANAGDDESKKLYCIYVAVGQKRSTVAQIVRQLEENGAMEYSIVVAATASEPAPLQFLAPYTGCTMGEFFRDNGMHAVIVYDDLSKQAVAYRQMSLLLRRPPGREAYPGDVFYLHSRLLERAAKMNSDNGSGSLTALPIIETQAGDVSAYIPTNVISITDGQIFLETNLFNAGIRPAINVGLSVSRVGSAAQTKAMKKVSGSIKLELAQYREMEAFAQFGSDLDASTQKLLGRGARLTQLLKQPQFQPMPFEEQTASIFAGTNGYLDTVATTDVSRYEAAMLAYLRSDHPQVLAAIRDSKDLGDDTKKALVAALDAFAKIFA
- a CDS encoding F0F1 ATP synthase subunit delta, with the translated sequence MDNSGGIQGNITAGLAGRYASALFDLARESNAIDAVQQSLATLRAGLAESADLSALIASPVVGRSDAANAIAAVATALKLDSLTTKFLGVLAENRRLADLPKMIDAFDAIVADHRGEVTAKVISAHPLTADQLAALTANLKSRVGRDVTVAATVDPAILGGLVVQLGSQLIDGSIRTRLNSFAQAMKG
- a CDS encoding F0F1 ATP synthase subunit gamma, which gives rise to MASLKELKGRIVSVKSTQKITKAKKMVAAAKLRKAQAAAEAARPYAERLEGVVASLASKVGASDSAPKLLSGTGKSDTHLLVVLNSDRGLAGAFNSNIVKAARDKALELQSQGKKVLFYLVGRKGRPVIARLFPGQIIEQYDTTGIRDIGFDQASEISARVMELYEAGAFDVAHLFYSKFRSALLQIATGQQMIPVPPPAEAPASSGAAVEYEPGEEEILADLLPRNVTIQIFKGLLENAASEQGASMTAMDNATRNAGELINKLTIIYNRTRQAAITTELIEIIAGAEAL